The sequence CCGGGCCGGGACCTGGCCGGCCTTGGCCCAGTCGATCGAATGGTCGCTGATCCAGGCGATGAACACCTTGGACGCCTGCAGCTTGTTGGGGTCCTTCTGGGCCTGGGAGGTGACCACGAAGTTGTGGGAGCTGGCCCAGACGGCCGGCTGCGAGCCGATCTGGGGCAGCGGAGCCGCTCCCCACTCCAGGCTCTTGACCTTGGCCCACTCATTCATCATCCAGATGCCGTCCCAGGTGAGG is a genomic window of Actinomycetota bacterium containing:
- a CDS encoding ABC transporter substrate-binding protein; its protein translation is LTWDGIWMMNEWAKVKSLEWGAAPLPQIGSQPAVWASSHNFVVTSQAQKDPNKLQASKVFIAWISDHSIDWAKAGQVPARASVRETPEFQALEVQNIAAQQLDYVKFPPAVPGIGEVTTPTFELAVNEAVLGKKSPKEALDDATSKANELLAANKKKYGG